From a region of the Cucumis sativus cultivar 9930 chromosome 6, Cucumber_9930_V3, whole genome shotgun sequence genome:
- the LOC101212067 gene encoding uncharacterized protein LOC101212067, producing MEEESQLNTVPKYFTLKSRQNGRYLRYINDDKTMHGFLKFSGTHVVSPFAKFEVEKAKEKSNKGLVHVRCCYNNKYWVRWSEKSKYIVATANEPNEDKTKFSSTLFEPIYNHDQNVFRFKHVQLNRYIQLRQHNTRQFQDALFAGSKGFEYDESDLLTIVDWSTLFVLPKHVAFKGDNGHYLKVHSSGTKYLEFSGSDVGDPRVGNQIFTTSDGHVRIKNDYLEKFWIRDPNWIHVKASESNFDDPNTLFWPVRLGDGHGVALRNRGNDKFCKRLSIEGKDNCLNASMDSISAEAKLQIEELVISRTIYDVNFRVLDARFYDETPMTMVSKEMVNRNSEPELQKLKLRYDDTKSSTWTNSVGMKLGMKMSIESGNPELSSQEVEVSAEFKEEYTWGETKETKSRREVEHQVTVPPYTKVIAKVLATKGFCDIPYSYTQRDVLTNGKVVIQHFDDGIYIGSNCYNYTFSTEQEDL from the exons ATGGAGGAAGAAAGCCAATTGAACACAGTGCCTAAATACTTCACTCTCAAATCGAGGCAAAATGGTCGTTATCTTCGTTACATTAACGACGATAAGACCATGCATGGGTTTCTCAAGTTCTCTGGAACTCATGTCGTGAGCCCATTCGCTAAGTTTGAGGTTGAAAAAGCTAAAGAGAAATCTAACAAAGGTCTTGTTCATGTCAG ATGTTGTTACAACAACAAATATTGGGTTCGTTGGTCTGAGAAATCCAAATACATTGTTGCAACAGCGAACGAACCCAACGaagacaaaacaaaattctcaTCGACACTGTTCGAACCGATATACAACCACGATCAAAACGTCTTCCGTTTCAAACACGTACAACTCAACCGTTACATTCAGCTACGACAACACAACACAAGGCAGTTCCAAGACGCTCTATTCGCCGGCAGCAAGGGATTCGAATATGATGAGTCAGATCTCTTAACAATAGTCGATTGGTCCACCTTATTCGTCCTTCCAAAACATGTAGCATTTAAAGGCGACAATGGACATTATCTCAAAGTCCATTCTTCAGGGACCAAATATTTAGAGTTTTCAGGATCGGATGTGGGAGATCCAAGAGTGGGAAACCAAATCTTCACCACATCCGATGGACATGTAAggattaaaaatgattatttggaaaaattttggattcgTGATCCTAATTGGATTCACGTGAAAGCTAGTGAAAGCAATTTTGATGATCCGAATACTCTGTTCTGGCCTGTTCGGCTTGGCGATGGCCATGGCGTAGCGCTTCGAAACAGAGGCAATGATAAGTTTTGCAAGAGGCTGAGTATAGAGGGGAAGGATAATTGTCTGAATGCTTCTATGGACAGCATCAGTGCTGAAGCTAAGCTACAAATTGAAGAACTTGTCATTTCTAGGACCATTTATGATGTCAATTTTCGAGTCTTAGATGCTCGGTTCTACGACGAGACACCCATGACTATGGTATCTAAAGAG ATGGTGAACAGAAACAGCGAACCAGAGCTGCAAAAACTGAAGCTTCGGTACGACGATACGAAGTCGTCGACATGGACGAACTCGGTGGGGATGAAGTTAGGGATGAAAATGTCAATTGAATCAGGAAATCCAGAGCTATCAAGTCAAGAAGTAGAAGTATCAGCTGAGTTCAAAGAGGAATATACATGGGGTGAAACGAAAGAAACTAAGTCTAGAAGGGAAGTTGAACACCAAGTCACAGTACCACCTTACACTAAAGTTATAGCCAAAGTGTTAGCCACTAAAGGATTTTGTGATATTCCATATTCCTACACTCAAAGAGATGTTCTAACCAATGGCAAAGTTGTAATTCAACACTTTGATGATGGGATTTATATCGGAAGCAATTGCTATAACTACACCTTTTCCACAGAGCAAGAAGATCTCTGA